The Sesamum indicum cultivar Zhongzhi No. 13 linkage group LG6, S_indicum_v1.0, whole genome shotgun sequence genomic interval AATGAAACTTTTCAAGGAAGAAACATTGTATTCAGTTGGCCAAGATCTTTTGTCTTCATCAAAGGTTCATTTCTAATTGTTTCTTGATCACCCATTCTTGCATCAGCAAAGTGGATCCTCTTCTGAGTTATTACCAAGTTAGCCTTGCTGTTTCCCTTTTTCTACTTTACATGCCTACTATTTAGGGTGATTTTGCAAATCACTGTTGTACGTTGTCAGTGTCTTTTCTGCATTTATACTTCTTGTGCTTatgctttaacaaaatttgttgatCTAGAGATGATGACTAATTTTGTCTTAAAACTTGAAAGCATGTACAACCTCTTGCAGAACAATGCAATTGAATGTTAATATAGTCTAATGTAGGGTAGGGATTGACAATTTCTCACAGCACATGATTTGCCTATAGAGGATCTTgtaattgttttcttcttgtttatACACAAATGTCTCTGTTACTGTATTCTCTTGTTGTTCTTATTATTGTGGATGATATATCTAGTGTATTGTACTATAGAAATGATGGAACCtctgtttggataaaattattaatgcaacaaaatagaaattggTATATTATCTACAGTGAGAACCTTCCTGTTACTTtgtttgcataattttttcatatcaaGTCTTATTCATCATTATTTGATTTCTGTGTAACTGGGATGTGCAGAAACGGAATTCTCTTGCCTCTGGATCATGGAATATTCAGGAAGAATTACGGAGAGTGCGGTCAAAGGCAACAGAAGATTTGCTACGCACTCCATCCACTAAAATTGATCCATCATTGTTTGCAGTTACTCCAAGTAGGGAGAACTCTGTAGGAGCTGGTAATCTGTTGTTTGCTTTGGGGGAGAGAATGACTGAGCCAGAGTTATTGGTGGATGCAGGAGTGAGCTCTGATCCTGCCCTTGCAGGTCGGTTTTCCTCTTCTGTAGAATCTGTATGTTCAGCTAGTTTCATGCAACTTCCaggaaatataaaaaatctttGTTGATAAGATTTCTTCTTTTAGCTGGTGGAATAGGATTGTATGTGTCTATATAAAGAACATTCAGTTGGTTTTGTGTTCCTTTCAGCTTTGGAGTCAAGACAAGCTGATAAGGCAAGTGAAGCGCTCTCATCCAAGCCAGCTACTTCTGTTTCTGGAAATAATGAGGTATTTGATTAGGAAAATCGTTTTTTCGGTAGCTGTTGATCCATCTGCTAAGTATGCGGGACTATAGAAGCTGAACAAAAATAACATCTGCACGGTGCATGAAAATTTTCCCGTTGCACTTTGTAACGTCTTAGACTTATCCACTTATTTCACCATTTTTAAAGGATGCAGAAGCTGTTCAGGCATCATCCAGGTCCCCTCATTCTTCCAGTGCCAATCATGCCGAGGAGCACCATACTGGTACTTTCATTTGTCCCATCTATCTCATTGGTTCATATTGTTATAGGATACTGTTTTAATTCTTGAAGAGTTAATTAGGGGAATATGTTattgagaaaatgaaaagaatatgGGCTCATGGGACATTGGAATGCGTATTTGGTATTCTACATGTTTCTTGGAGTGAGGACCGGAGGGGAAGTGTGAACTGATCCTTACACAATATCATTATGTAACTTTCATTAggcaaaacaaaacaaatgaTGGTGATGAATGTCGTGGTTTTTCAATAAGCTGAcagatttttgttttagtaaaTGCAATAGTTTAAGCTAATTCATATACCATTAGGTTTATATTTCTGTATCACTCTACTAGACTGCGATCATCTCTGTAGATCATTCCTCTATGTTGCTACTGTactatttttcattcatccaGCATGGTATCCTTTTTTAGGTTTTTCAGGACCCATCTATTATTATCGTTTGGCTTGTGAGAGTGGCTAGAATAAATTCTATATGGCCCTTGTCCTCTTTGCTGCTGATTCTTGTGCTCATTTGTATTTTACCAATTATGTATTGATTGCTCCAACACTAGGTTTATATTAGCGCGTTGTAAACCTAAACTAAAATTGTACTATTGCCACAGGCAGCTTTTTGTTGCTGCCAGATATTCAGAGATGGGATTAGGGGACTGACAAGGAGAGTAACATTTGGGAGACAGGGGCTAAGTTAAAGCAGGGATGTGAACCTAAGAGGCTGGAAAGCTCAGTAAATTATGATGGAGAAATGAATAAGGTGAAAGAGAGAAGTcttctgaatttaaaaaggaaaaaaataattaagtggTGGTTGACACTTGACATTGAGATGACATTGTTAGTTCACCATTTAACTATAGCATTCCTTGATGGGTGGGGTTTTGTCACAGGATTGTTAGTTCACCATTCAACTGTGTTCGATTCATTTCTTCCTAATCCCTGTACTTTGTCCACTGCCATATATCAAAGATTCATACAATTTTAAGAAAGTACAATACTCTTGAGCGCTAAATAACTGCTTCATAGTGGTGCAGCCTCCTGTATCTATGGTGTTGTTTACTATTTCCCTATTCATTTGCAAACTTTCTCCCAGAcccttatttattttgtttaccaTCATTAATCAATTTGTATGCCagcaattatatatgtatgagacAAAAGTTTCGACTGTAAATTTGGCCCCTTCATCTCGACCTTTCTTCTACAGATCCACATTTAAGTAAGACTAATGGAGCTCCGACAACTGAGGTGGCTGAATTTGGTGGAAAGCAGAGCATAAATGGTCCCTCATCATCTCAAGCTAGGTGAAATCAGAAACAATAATTTCTTCCTCACTTTCTATTCCTCCTGATCCTATATGAATTCACTTGGCATAATTCTGCTCTGCTATATCTTTCCAAATAAATCTGCTTCTTTTGTTCAGCTTGTCGGCAGGAGTGGACACCTCAGGATTAGGGTCAGAGCAAAACTACAAGCAATATGATGAGGAAAACCATAATGCAGATACTGTAAATGAGAAGAAGCCTGTGAGTATTGTGAACGTGGAAGGTAAGTGTGAGCTTCTGAGCGAAGCTTACATGGAAGTCCCTATTGTTACTGAAACCGATAGCATTGCAAGTGGTTCTCAGAATAGTTTGGCCATGCAACATGAAGAATTATCGCAAGATATGGCCCAGCCATCTCTAAATGAAAAGGTCGATTCCACTGCTGGGAAACAACAGGGAGGAAAATCGGGTAAATACAAGACGAGGCAGAGGAAGAGGTGAATGAAGAGATACCTCATGGTGGGtgcatatatatgttgtacACTACTGTAGGAAAAACTTCCACTGTGCCAGTTTAGGATTGTTGTACTTTAGGCCCAAATTTATGAGTTATTTGTGGAGTCATATGGTTTTTGCAAAAGAATGGCTCTCATGGTTAGTCACTTTTCTTCTGAACCTTAGATGGAGGAGCTTTGTTTAATTGGACACTGTCCGAACCATTCCCTCGATTACAGTTTATACCCATTCTAAAAGTTCCTAAGTTGTACTGTATCTATCCTTTGTATTGCTATTTCTGATATGATGATATGTTTCCTGGTACTAATGGGCGTGGCCCTGCCAAAAAAAGACATTGCATTAACGACTGGGGGAGGAACTTCGTAATACTACTATGTACAAGTATGAGTTCATAAAGAATCGACAAAAGTTTTGGTTTCAAATTTCCTTCGCATAATCAACTACCCGTATCCAGATGCAGCATTAACATTCTCTGCAAATGAATGAGAATAATTGCAGGAGTGAGATAACTTCACTGTATcaactttttgttttggtaaaaaattctttatcaaGAATGACAAAAATCCACGTATACGGTATACCTCACCTGTGCCCGAACTCAAAAAACTCAGAGAGGACTCTTGGTTATcggtaaaaagaaaataacttgAGACGCCCGGTTTAGCTCTCCACTGATTATCTTGTCCTCAAAACTATGGATCCTTCCTCCTCGGCGGCGATTGCGCGGCAGACATGGGAGCTGGAGAACAACATAGTGGCAACCGACTCATCCTCCGCCGCGTCGGACTCCATTTTCTTCTATGACGAGGCGGCGCAGGCCAAGTTCCAGCAGGAGAAGCCGTGGGCCAATGACCCCCACTACTTCAAGCGCGTCAAGATCTCAGCACTCGCGCTATTGAAGATGGTGGTCCATGCTCGCTCCGGCGGCACAATTGAGGTCATGGGCCTCATGCAGGGGAAGACTGATCGGGATGCGATTATTGTAATGGACGCTTTTGCCCTCCCTGTTGAAGGCACTGAAACTAGGGTTAATGCTCAGGCCGATGCGTATGAGTATATGGTGGATTATTCGCAGACTAATAAGCAGGTACTTTTCTTTTACGCTTATTGAACCTTTACTTATTTTGTATTGGATTGGTGATGAAGTAGCATTGTTTTTCTGGGtgatatttatgtattttatggACATAGTTTAGAGTGATGCTTGCTGGACAGTTCAATTGCATGTGTGAAGGTTGGCTGTATTTTTGCAAATTGGGAACGTAAGTGGCTTTTGTGACTTGGTTGCCAGTGATCAATGAAGCCTCTGGGTGGGATTTGCCAAATCCTGTTGTGGGTCCATTGATATTGGGAACACTTCTGAAACTTGTTTGTGTgattacattttgataaaacAGGGGAGTTTTTCTTTCTGGTTCTGTGCGAACAATTTACAAGTTCATACTCAATTTGGACATGGCTGAAAATACGGCCCTGAACATTGATATGGCAGTTGTCCAATTTGTTTGtctgttattattatatactttttgtgATCATCACGACTTCTTATTCTGAGTAGAAAGGGGAAGTTGATgggaattttgaaaagtttcaGAGGTATATAGTTGATGTGGTATGAGTTTTTCTGTAGAAGCTGCATATGAATTTTGCTGTGTTGGTGTAAGCTATCTGAAAGTGCAGGTATCTAATTACTGGAAGTACAACAACATTTTCCTGAAAGTGAAAAGCTAATctattttgcataattaaaagtattttgatgatttcaaattcttaaacCATCTAATATTTAGAAATGAAATCCCTTTGTTTGCATCCTCTAGGTGGCCTTTTTTTTCACTCAGAATTTGTTGTTATAGTTTTTGTGTTATTTCTTAccccaaatttattttggactAAGGCGGGTAGGTTGGAGAATGTAGTTGGGTGGTATCATTCCCATCCTGGTTACGGATGTTGGCTTTCTGGTATAGATgtttccacacaaatgcttaaCCAGCAATATCAAGAGCCCTTTCTAGCAGTTGTTATTGATCCAACAAGGACTGTCTCTGCTGGAAAAGTAGAGATTGGTGCTTTCAGAACATATCCTGAAGGCTACAAGCCTCCAGATGAGCCTGTCTCTGAGTACCAGACAATACCCTTGAACAAAATTGAAGACTTTGGCGTGCATTGTAAACAGGTGCGCATTTGTCCTCTCTATAATTGGAGTTCTTGTCATAATTGTTTTCTTGGTTGTgtggagaaagaagaagattaTTGCCCCCTCTCCCCCCCTGCCTTTTAAATACATCTCAGAGGCTCTTTCTGCAGAATTTCCTGAATCAATTAATTCTTCTTGTGTACAGTACTATGCATTGGATATCACATATTTCAAGTCATCTCTTGATTGTCACCTCTTGGATTTACTCTGGAACAAGTATTGGGTCAACAccctttcttcttctcctttgcTTGGTAATGGAGATTATGTTGCTGGTCAAATCTCAGATTTAGGTAATTTACTTTTGCATGCAAGTGGCCTTTTTTGTTACTTCTTTGCTCCATCAGAAGCCCATACCTTTAGTTCTTTCCAGCATATTGAACCATTGGGTAGCGGATGCCATGTCagtatattatactaatttttccTTATAATTATGCAGCTGAGAAAATAGAGCAAGCTGAAAATCAATTGGCACATTCACGCTTTGGGTCCTTGATAGGAGGTCCTCTGAGGAAGAAAGAGGTCAGTGTGTTACTCTTGTTGTACCATTTGCTTTTCTTAGATAATACCGAGTCTGAGTTGGAGCTAGtatatgttttacttttttcttgtgatgataattttgttgatatttaaataCTGTGATTCTTCTCTTTTGCTTGATTGAaggaaaatttattattttatcaaagcTTTGCCTGCCTGTTCAAGACATAATTTTGCAATAGCTAAGATGATCTTCATATGGATTATATTTCAGGCTGTTTCTCCGTTCAAAAATTTCACGTGTAAACTTTCAGTGAACAAGTGAAGGTGCTTATTATATATTCCTGCCAGAACTTGGAACTGTTCTATAGCAGTATTAGTTTCATTTATGACCTTTTATTACATGGAAGAGTATATTAACAACTAGGTTTAAATTGCTTTACAATGTAAGAACACGTGTCAAGTGGAGTACCAAGGGTGAAGTTTATGCCCGTCTACAGAATGCGGAGGATGTGATCTTAATGGAATTATGACCAGTCTTTTGCCTGCACAATTTTGAATCTTTTCCTCCTTAGAGAGAGTTTTCTAGCCCTAACCACAACTCCTGCCCTTTTATATCAAACTGCGATCTTACTGTGTCATCTTTCCCAGCTATCAATGTTGCATATGATGACATGTATGCATTTACTTAATCATTTAAGACAGTTACTGCCACCAAACTGCTGCTTTTCTTGATGACCACcaaaccccccacccccctccCTATCTGGACTCTCTTCTTGACCAGCTTCGTCTGGATGTCTATTTGCTGTCGTCCAGGAAGAATCGCAACTCACCAAGATTACGCGTGATAGTGCAAAGATAACTGTTGAGCAGGTTCATGGTTTGATGTCACAGGTAACTGCAACTGCCCTCTCTCTTGCATTTGGACTCTCCTGCCTCCTAAATATCATACATTCTAGCATTTTATAGTTCCTTCAGAAAAAAACTCTACGTTGGACTGATGACTGTGATGCTCATCCACTTTTCTAGGTCATTAAGGATATCCTATTCAATTCTGTTCGGCAGTCCAATGGATCTCGGGCCAACTTGTCTGGTCCTGAACCCATGGTCGAGGCCTGAGTTGATGACTTATTAAGAGTGTCCTACATATTGTGGCCATGTGCTCCTCTCACTTGACTCAGTTTCTTTAGGCTTGTCAAAAGATGACCCCGTGGTGCCGTCAGTTACCAAAGGTCTTCCATCAGTGTTCTTTTGAATGTAttagtaaatttgtttattctcTTCTATAATTGTTCTATCTAAACCGTGGTGGAGAGCCTGCAATCTTTACCTATATATTGATGGTGagaatcaaatcaaatgaCAATGACTTGAGATCGTGTTGTTGTatgtcaaataataaaaaaaatgtgttataGCCCTAAATAAATGGGTTTAAAACCAAACCATTTGAAGGGCTCTCTGTATGAATGAAAGGAGCAGGCTATATGGGCTATATGACATTTAGAGCATAAAAAGGTATAAAATGGTTGGCTTGAGAATTACATTTCATGTCACTTTAATCCCAGGGACTAGCTTACAGACTTACAGTGGAATAGGAACAGACGTGGACATTTAGTGCCTGTAGCAACCTCCACAACCATTATCCATAATCAGATCACACCCCATTCTCCTCAACTC includes:
- the LOC105164938 gene encoding COP9 signalosome complex subunit 5b isoform X2, with protein sequence MDPSSSAAIARQTWELENNIVATDSSSAASDSIFFYDEAAQAKFQQEKPWANDPHYFKRVKISALALLKMVVHARSGGTIEVMGLMQGKTDRDAIIVMDAFALPVEGTETRVNAQADAYEYMVDYSQTNKQAGRLENVVGWYHSHPGYGCWLSGIDVSTQMLNQQYQEPFLAVVIDPTRTVSAGKVEIGAFRTYPEGYKPPDEPVSEYQTIPLNKIEDFGVHCKQYYALDITYFKSSLDCHLLDLLWNKYWVNTLSSSPLLGNGDYVAGQISDLAEKIEQAENQLAHSRFGSLIGGPLRKKEAVSPFKNFTCKLSVNK
- the LOC105164939 gene encoding protein KAKU4: MATFRSGAGGKIVANRRKQRLGATPYDRPLPEPSRPPPPKSPNWFSGVIVPSARALASGAGRILSSIFSESESSSEDENSASEDDVQNDNHYGGPYDGVNTSNEKNVTSPELMQHGQASQLSVRRTETKQIIEQLIMRETFSREECDKLTQVLNSRVMDGSTEAGERILLAGSLGKTLDHEHVDIYNQAVQEAKKWFKEKKVGSSSVTELAPGTSNLNSTGVDYIESGGGSPVDLARSYMKERPPWASPTRNFELTPLTTTMKLFKEETLYSVGQDLLSSSKKRNSLASGSWNIQEELRRVRSKATEDLLRTPSTKIDPSLFAVTPSRENSVGAGNLLFALGERMTEPELLVDAGVSSDPALAALESRQADKASEALSSKPATSVSGNNEDAEAVQASSRSPHSSSANHAEEHHTDPHLSKTNGAPTTEVAEFGGKQSINGPSSSQASLSAGVDTSGLGSEQNYKQYDEENHNADTVNEKKPVSIVNVEGKCELLSEAYMEVPIVTETDSIASGSQNSLAMQHEELSQDMAQPSLNEKVDSTAGKQQGGKSGKYKTRQRKR
- the LOC105164938 gene encoding COP9 signalosome complex subunit 5b isoform X1, giving the protein MDPSSSAAIARQTWELENNIVATDSSSAASDSIFFYDEAAQAKFQQEKPWANDPHYFKRVKISALALLKMVVHARSGGTIEVMGLMQGKTDRDAIIVMDAFALPVEGTETRVNAQADAYEYMVDYSQTNKQAGRLENVVGWYHSHPGYGCWLSGIDVSTQMLNQQYQEPFLAVVIDPTRTVSAGKVEIGAFRTYPEGYKPPDEPVSEYQTIPLNKIEDFGVHCKQYYALDITYFKSSLDCHLLDLLWNKYWVNTLSSSPLLGNGDYVAGQISDLAEKIEQAENQLAHSRFGSLIGGPLRKKEEESQLTKITRDSAKITVEQVHGLMSQVIKDILFNSVRQSNGSRANLSGPEPMVEA